AAacgatttttatgattttattcagCATGATAGGTGATAAAACTATTTCTGAACTTttacaaatcataaaattagaTCACTGaaacaacattttaaatgcGATCAgtaacttaaataataaaaaaaaaatggaagaaaagtTAGTAGAAGGATCAAAAAGACATCGAAAGCGATATAATGAAAGTAAACCGTCAAGAGAAACTTAAAGATCCGACGGTCGGGACGAGTATTAAAGAGTATATCAGTATTAAAGAGTATATCAGTATTAAAGAGTATATCAGTATTAAAGAGTATATCGGTCAACTAGAAACGTCTCAATTATAGTAGTATGAATTGAACTGACAAAAACTGTGTTAACAGAGTAATTATATAGCTCTTGAATTTCTAGGCTGTAGTACGCTTTAGAAACTCAGGTATTTTTTTTTCGCTTATCATGAGTAGAGCCAGTCCACCCTGGACTCAAATGCTTATTTTGTTTCAAAGATTCAGGCGCGCATTGCAAGCGCCAAAGAACTAGAAACCTTTGAACCCATatgatttattatgaaaatatacctACAATTTTCTAAATGAGGTTGAAaacatctttttttaattgcaaattttcTTATTACATATGGTAGATGTAAAATTCCAGAATGCGATAGCGCTTCAAGCACTTACGAGGAGAACTGGACCCAATTTAGCATTCCGAcgaaaaataatggtttggaTCAATGTAATCGTTTTGTGGGTAATTACACACAGAATCAAGTGTCACAAAATGAGTCACTCGGGTTCTGCTATGCGCATAATTTTGACAGCAGCAAGAAGGAGCGCTGTTCGGACAACAATTTCATATATCGCGATAAGGAAGTGACTATAGCAAATGAGGTTTGTGGCATTTTATTAACTAATtgatataaaatcaaaaaaaatagcTTTATTTTCGCGTAGTTTAATATTTACTGCGAGGATGAATGGAAATTGACGCTGGTGGGCACAATAGGCAACGTGGGACAATTTGTGGGCATACCATTAGGTGGTTTTATATCCGATCGGTAAGTtgctttctgaaaaaaaaattagcggCAATTCAGTACTTTTCTTTGCCTTCACAGCTATGGTCGACGCACTGCGCTCGCTTATGGTGGTTTTTTTAGCGCACTCTTGGGTTTACTGCGCTCGTTTACGCCCAGCTACGCTTCGTTTCTAATCTTCGAATTTCTCGATAACATCGCGTCGAGTCCTATGTACTCCGTTTGTTTCATTTTGGGCATTGAATTAGTCGGTCCGAAACGTCGTGTTATGGCTTGCAGTCTTATTACCATTTTCTATGCCATAGGCGAGGTAGCACTTGGGCTTGTGgcaaaatattatcaaaattgGCGTGTCATTTTACGTATTGTTTACATACCGGCCGTAGTATTTATCACATATATTTGGATACTACCGGAGAGCATACGTTGGCTGCTGAGTCAGGCTAAGGAGGAAGATGCCAAGAACATATTACAACGTGCTGCGAGAGTGAATAAACGCAAACTTTCCAATGGCTCGCTggataaattgattttgtcgaaTCGCGTGAAATTGGCTACGGCGACAGGTGGTCGTTTTCCAATTAAAGAATCttttaaaaaactaatatgGCGCATAATAAATTGTTCCTTCTGTTGGATTATCGTTGTACTCGTCTATTATGGCATCAGTTTGAATGCAGTGCTTTTGGATGGtgataaatacaataatttcatat
This genomic stretch from Bactrocera dorsalis isolate Fly_Bdor chromosome 5, ASM2337382v1, whole genome shotgun sequence harbors:
- the LOC125778992 gene encoding solute carrier family 22 member 4-like — protein: MDPNTTHSDLYDLPHGQPHAQSHITFANDYEKEKEESTLDDILIRIGQFGPFQLIILLLICIAMLFSAIFSITYVFTASSVVHRCKIPECDSASSTYEENWTQFSIPTKNNGLDQCNRFVGNYTQNQVSQNESLGFCYAHNFDSSKKERCSDNNFIYRDKEVTIANEFNIYCEDEWKLTLVGTIGNVGQFVGIPLGGFISDRYGRRTALAYGGFFSALLGLLRSFTPSYASFLIFEFLDNIASSPMYSVCFILGIELVGPKRRVMACSLITIFYAIGEVALGLVAKYYQNWRVILRIVYIPAVVFITYIWILPESIRWLLSQAKEEDAKNILQRAARVNKRKLSNGSLDKLILSNRVKLATATGGRFPIKESFKKLIWRIINCSFCWIIVVLVYYGISLNAVLLDGDKYNNFIFIALIEIPGFFLPLLIMPRFGRRYSLCGTMLLSGLCCLITTFLPSDQFVWRLILFLIGKLMITAAFQVLYFFTSEIFPTNVRNSLLSFCSMVGRVGSMLAPQTPLLAKFDESAPAILFAICAITSGILSLFFPETTDVILPTTVHDAHIIGAKASKNKTEVNANENS